From candidate division KSB1 bacterium:
GGGATCAGCACGGCAGGGTCGCGCGCGTGGTGGAGGAGGCAGACGCTTCACCGGAAATCGCAGCGATCAAAGAGGTCATCACTTCGCAGTACTGTTTTCGCGCCGAGATTGTGCTCCCTTTGCTTCATAGAATTGACAACCGCAACGCCAAGGGAGAGTACTACCTGACCGACATCGTGGGCATCTTGCGCTCGGAAGGGCACGAGGTGGAGGCGATGCAGGTGCAGGACACGCGGCTGGTCTGGGCGGTGAATACGCCACAGGAGCTGGCGCAGGCGGAAAGATTCCTTGCTGAGCTGCAGGCCGAACAGGCCGTTGCGCCCGAGGGCGTCAAGGAGAGCTCTAGATGAGCGCCAGCTCCCTGCAGGTCTCGGCTCCGGGGCGCGTCTGTCTTTTTGGCGAACACCAGGATTACCTCGGACTGCCCGTCATCGCCGCGGCCATTGACCGCCGCATCTGGATTACAGGCGAAAAGAGGGCAGACGGCCTCTTCGAAATCGACCTCCCCGACATTGGCTCCCGCGAGACTTTTTCGCTGCCAGGCCCTGTTCCTTACGTGAAGCAACGCGATTACTTGCGCAGTGGCCTCAACGTCCTCCTGCGCAAGGGGCTGGCCCTGGAGACCGGCTACTCATGTCGCGTGCATGGGACTATCCCCATAAACTCCGGCACCTCGAGCTCCTCGGCGCTGGTGGTGGCGTGGGTGCTTTTTCTGCTGGC
This genomic window contains:
- a CDS encoding GHMP kinase gives rise to the protein MSASSLQVSAPGRVCLFGEHQDYLGLPVIAAAIDRRIWITGEKRADGLFEIDLPDIGSRETFSLPGPVPYVKQRDYLRSGLNVLLRKGLALETGYSCRVHGTIPINSGTSSSSALVVAWVLFLLAAAHDVRANDPMFVARCAHEAEVLEFREPGGMMDHVTSSFGGVLHIAFQPEVQVEKLPASLGTFVLGDSQEPKDTTG